A stretch of the Corythoichthys intestinalis isolate RoL2023-P3 chromosome 22, ASM3026506v1, whole genome shotgun sequence genome encodes the following:
- the LOC130910421 gene encoding zinc-alpha-2-glycoprotein-like — protein sequence MLVTCASDMSHVLFFLLLCCQAACAARHSLWHVYTVSSGIPRLPSMMAVVLVDGVVTEHYDSNTRAVTAKRAWMDAVLVRDPDYWKEQTTFWQKQEHFGNINMEILKTRFNQSDGVHVFQVLHGCEYDDEDRTGAVWGFNRHSYDAEDTLVLDMERQRWIWLRPQMEPTGRKWNLNEGWLEFMEHRLLKECPRRLRQTLEYGKDVLLRIRRPRVSLLQTHPSANITCHATGFYPDKVDMYWTLDGQQLHHHVDHDQLLPNHDGSFQLSVHLREPAEDWGRYACVFKLDGLAEEIVTVLDATRIRTNYVKPAKHDVTVIAAAVFCVAVAVGATSVGIYICRRRRHDHGGTAAQTQRSSPDCVYFDADRNVRSGGDGGPVVVT from the exons ATGTTAGTCACGTGTGCTAGCGACATGAGCCATGTGCTTTTCTTCCTGCTTCTTTGCTGTCAGGCCGCTTGTGCTG CTCGCCACTCTCTGTGGCACGTGTACACAGTGAGCAGCGGCATCCCGCGCCTCCCGAGCATGATGGCGGTGGTGCTGGTGGACGGCGTGGTGACAGAACACTACGACAGCAACACTCGCGCCGTGACGGCCAAGCGAGCCTGGATGGACGCCGTCCTGGTCAGGGACCCCGACTACTGGAAGGAGCAGACGACCTTTTGGCAAAAACAGGAACACTTCGGGAACATCAACATGGAAATTCTCAAAACAAGATTCAACCAATCCGACG GCGTTCACGTGTTCCAGGTGCTGCACGGCTGCGAGTACGACGACGAGGACCGAACCGGCGCCGTGTGGGGCTTCAACCGCCACAGTTACGACGCAGAGGATACGTTGGTCCTGGACATGGAGCGGCAGCGCTGGATTTGGCTGCGGCCGCAGATGGAGCCCACCGGACGCAAGTGGAACCTAAACGAGGGCTGGCTGGAGTTCATGGAGCACCGCCTGCTCAAAGAGTGTCCTCGCCGACTCCGACAGACGCTGGAATACGGCAAGGACGTCCTGCTGAGGATAC GGCGCCCCCGGGTGTCCCTGCTGCAGACGCACCCGTCGGCGAACATCACGTGTCACGCCACCGGATTCTACCCCGACAaagtggacatgtattggacgcTGGACGGTCAGCAGCTGCACCACCATGTGGACCACGACCAGCTCCTCCCAAACCACGATGGAAGCTTCCAGCTCAGCGTGCACCTGCGTGAGCCCGCCGAAGACTGGGGCCGCTACGCCTGCGTCTTCAAACTGGACGGCCTCGCTGAGGAAATTGTCACTGTGCTGGACGCCACCCGGATAAGGACTAACTACG TGAAACCGGCGAAGCACGACGTCACCGTCATTGCCGCCGCCGTATTTTGTGTCGCCGTCGCGGTGGGCGCAACGAGCGTCGGTATTTACATCTGCAGGAGGAGACGACACGACCACGGCGGCACGGCGGCACAAACGCAGCGAAGCTCTCCCGACTGCGTCTATTTTGACGCCGACCGAAACGTCCGCTCCG GCGGTGACGGCGGACCCGTGGTCGTGACGTGA